Proteins from a genomic interval of Cognatishimia sp. WU-CL00825:
- the ruvA gene encoding Holliday junction branch migration protein RuvA, with protein sequence MIGKLSGRIEYRTADHILIDVRGVGYIVYCSERTLMGLPGNGEIAALYTEMLVREDLLQLFGFPTLLEKEWHRLLTSVQGIGAKASLSILGALGPEGVGRAITLGDVAAIKVAKGIGPKTAQRVVLELKDKAPAVMALGGTLQQAAGEDIAQDIDVIESIAKPAKSNATTSVASSSAAAQAEALSALSNLGYGPSDAAAAVAEAASGENELDTLALIKAALQLLAPKG encoded by the coding sequence ATGATCGGTAAGTTATCGGGCCGGATAGAGTATCGCACCGCTGATCATATTTTGATCGATGTGCGCGGCGTTGGCTATATTGTTTATTGTTCGGAGCGCACGCTGATGGGGCTGCCAGGAAATGGTGAAATAGCAGCGCTTTATACCGAAATGCTTGTCCGCGAAGATTTGCTGCAGCTGTTTGGCTTTCCGACTTTGCTGGAAAAAGAATGGCATCGGTTGCTCACATCGGTGCAGGGAATTGGGGCCAAGGCGTCACTGTCCATTTTAGGTGCATTGGGTCCAGAAGGTGTTGGTCGGGCAATAACGCTGGGAGATGTTGCTGCGATCAAGGTAGCCAAAGGAATTGGCCCTAAAACCGCCCAGCGTGTTGTGCTTGAGTTGAAGGACAAGGCACCTGCAGTAATGGCACTTGGCGGCACGCTGCAACAAGCGGCCGGAGAAGACATTGCTCAAGATATAGATGTGATTGAATCAATCGCCAAGCCAGCAAAGTCAAATGCGACGACTTCAGTTGCATCTTCTAGTGCGGCTGCACAAGCCGAGGCTCTTTCTGCCTTGTCTAATTTAGGGTATGGGCCAAGCGATGCAGCCGCAGCGGTGGCCGAGGCCGCCAGCGGGGAGAATGAGCTTGATACGCTTGCTTTGATTAAAGCTGCTTTGCAATTGCTCGCACCAAAGGGGTAA
- the ruvB gene encoding Holliday junction branch migration DNA helicase RuvB, with protein MQTPDPTLRPEPQPEDADRALRPQGLGEFIGQAEARANLRVFIESAKQRGQAMDHTLFHGPPGLGKTTLAQIMARELGVNFRLTSGPVLAKAGDLAAILTNLEARDVLFIDEIHRLNPAVEEVLYPAMEDFELDLVIGEGPAARTVRIELQPFTLVGATTRLGLLTTPLRDRFGIPTRLQFYTEDELNEIVTRNARKLGVPDDEGGAREIARRSRGTPRIAGRLLRRVVDFALVEGDGRITTALADSALTRLGVDNLGLDGADRRYLLFIAENYAGGPVGVETISAALSESRDAIEEVIEPFLLQQGLIQRTPRGRMLARKAWKHLGFAVPDVGDIQAKMFD; from the coding sequence ATGCAAACACCAGACCCTACCTTGCGACCTGAACCACAACCAGAAGACGCAGATCGCGCGCTCCGACCTCAGGGTCTTGGTGAATTCATCGGTCAAGCTGAGGCGCGCGCAAATCTTCGAGTCTTCATTGAATCCGCGAAACAGCGCGGTCAGGCAATGGATCATACATTGTTTCACGGCCCGCCAGGTTTGGGAAAAACCACTCTTGCCCAGATTATGGCGCGAGAGCTGGGTGTAAATTTTCGACTGACATCTGGGCCAGTATTGGCCAAAGCTGGTGACTTGGCTGCAATCCTCACAAATCTTGAAGCGCGCGATGTATTGTTCATTGACGAAATACATCGATTGAACCCAGCCGTTGAAGAGGTGCTTTATCCAGCAATGGAAGACTTCGAGCTGGATCTTGTAATTGGCGAAGGACCCGCTGCCCGAACCGTTCGGATCGAGCTGCAGCCTTTTACGCTGGTTGGAGCCACCACTCGACTTGGCTTGTTAACAACGCCGCTGCGGGACCGTTTCGGCATTCCAACTCGTTTACAGTTTTATACAGAAGACGAATTGAATGAGATTGTAACGCGCAACGCGCGCAAACTTGGGGTGCCGGACGATGAGGGAGGGGCGAGAGAAATTGCGCGCCGCTCGCGAGGAACGCCGCGCATAGCGGGTCGGTTGCTGCGCCGCGTTGTTGACTTTGCTTTGGTTGAGGGGGACGGGCGGATCACCACGGCTTTGGCTGACAGCGCGCTGACGCGGTTGGGTGTTGATAATTTGGGGCTAGATGGCGCTGATCGGCGCTACCTGCTGTTTATTGCTGAAAACTATGCGGGTGGTCCGGTAGGTGTGGAAACCATTTCTGCTGCGCTAAGCGAAAGCCGCGACGCCATCGAGGAGGTCATTGAGCCGTTTTTGTTACAGCAAGGCCTGATTCAGCGTACACCAAGGGGCAGAATGCTTGCGCGCAAAGCTTGGAAGCATCTCGGTTTTGCCGTGCCTGATGTTGGCGACATCCAGGCAAAAATGTTTGATTAA
- a CDS encoding tyrosine recombinase XerC: MISAAASDARDTWLASEKALKGASENTLSAYFGDVTEFLAFITEHKGGQQGLGPLSQLTVSDMRSWMARMRSADIGPRSLARKLSAVKSFFRWLAEREGFDPTAVLSTRAPKFQKKLPRPLAPDAARAVIENAELQSEKGWIGARDTAVITLLYGCGLRISEALGLNGCDAPLPEVLRILGKGGKERIVPVIPAARHAVQSYLELAPFENEPTGPLFRGARGGRLNARQIQGVMQKMRAQLGLPATATPHAMRHSFATHLLEAGGDLRAIQELLGHASLSTTQAYTAVDTARLMEVYNKAHPKA, encoded by the coding sequence ATGATATCTGCAGCGGCCTCTGACGCACGCGACACTTGGCTCGCGTCAGAGAAAGCGTTGAAAGGCGCTTCAGAGAATACACTCAGTGCATATTTTGGTGATGTAACGGAATTCTTGGCCTTTATCACGGAGCATAAGGGAGGCCAGCAAGGACTAGGTCCCCTTTCTCAGCTGACCGTGTCTGACATGCGATCTTGGATGGCGCGGATGCGCTCCGCAGACATCGGCCCGCGCTCTTTGGCCCGTAAACTTTCCGCTGTAAAAAGCTTTTTTAGGTGGCTTGCTGAACGTGAAGGCTTTGATCCTACTGCGGTTTTAAGCACCCGCGCACCTAAATTTCAAAAAAAGCTGCCTAGGCCACTCGCACCTGATGCGGCGAGAGCCGTGATCGAAAACGCTGAACTCCAATCTGAAAAAGGCTGGATTGGCGCCCGTGATACAGCCGTAATTACGCTTCTTTACGGCTGTGGATTGCGCATTTCAGAAGCTTTGGGCCTTAACGGCTGCGACGCACCTCTGCCGGAGGTTCTTCGCATTTTGGGTAAAGGTGGCAAAGAACGGATCGTACCTGTCATTCCTGCGGCACGCCATGCGGTTCAGTCATATCTTGAGCTTGCGCCGTTTGAGAACGAACCCACTGGACCGCTTTTCCGAGGAGCACGTGGCGGCAGACTGAATGCCAGGCAGATACAAGGTGTAATGCAAAAAATGCGTGCGCAATTGGGGTTACCCGCCACAGCTACGCCACATGCCATGCGCCACAGTTTCGCCACCCATTTACTAGAAGCTGGCGGCGATCTACGCGCTATCCAAGAGTTGTTGGGGCACGCGTCACTCTCAACCACGCAAGCTTATACAGCGGTCGACACGGCGCGATTGATGGAAGTCTATAACAAGGCGCACCCAAAAGCATAG
- the tolQ gene encoding protein TolQ, which translates to MEAAVDFSMWALFARATLTVKLVMVVLLIASFWSWSVIIQKLILYRKTRKEADEFDRSFWSGEPLDGLFDELGPEPDGRAERIFSAGMMEWRRSHRQDGGLIANATSRIDRSMDVAVAKESEELEKGLPVLATIGSTAPFVGLFGTVWGIMNAFIEIAEQQNTNLAVVAPGIAEALLATGLGLLAAIPAVIFYNKLSADSDRIVAGYEAFADEFGTILSRQLDS; encoded by the coding sequence ATGGAAGCAGCAGTCGATTTCTCGATGTGGGCGCTTTTTGCGCGCGCCACTTTGACCGTGAAACTTGTGATGGTGGTATTACTTATCGCATCGTTTTGGTCATGGTCTGTCATCATACAAAAACTCATTCTGTATCGGAAAACCCGAAAAGAGGCAGACGAATTTGACCGGTCCTTTTGGTCGGGTGAACCCTTGGATGGTTTGTTTGACGAATTGGGGCCAGAACCAGATGGGCGTGCCGAGCGTATTTTTTCTGCTGGAATGATGGAGTGGCGGCGCAGTCATCGACAAGACGGCGGTTTGATTGCAAACGCCACAAGCCGAATTGACCGATCCATGGATGTGGCGGTTGCCAAGGAATCTGAAGAGCTTGAAAAAGGCCTGCCGGTGCTTGCTACGATTGGCTCTACAGCGCCTTTTGTGGGCTTATTTGGTACGGTCTGGGGCATCATGAATGCGTTTATTGAAATTGCAGAACAACAGAATACCAATCTAGCAGTTGTCGCACCGGGTATTGCAGAGGCGCTATTGGCGACTGGGCTGGGCTTGCTGGCGGCGATTCCCGCAGTAATTTTTTACAATAAGCTAAGCGCTGACAGCGACCGCATTGTCGCGGGATACGAAGCATTTGCGGATGAATTTGGTACGATTCTTAGCCGCCAATTGGACAGTTAG
- a CDS encoding primosomal protein N': protein MGEVDFFDEGALVGVLTTQPLDRVLDYKAPAGGLWLGAFVEVPLGPRKVLGVVWGAGRGDWDPAKVRSVIRVLEVAPMRSEMRSFVERAAQYTLTSLPSMLRLATRAPGLSDPPSMRKVFRLGSGTPDRQTDARRRVMETLTEYGGLSFTLKELSEMAGVTSSVVKGLVKQGVVLEEDSPRDTAFLKMDPEHSGKELTKDQKAAAENIRERIQTGTYGTTLLRGVTGSGKTEVYLEAVAECLRKGRQALVLLPEIALTAEFLTRIQARFGAKPAEWHSGVTMTERRRIWKMVGQGGAQVVIGARSALFLPYQDLGLIVVDEEHDTSYKQDDGVLYNARDMAVLRASICGAQVILASATPSLESWANADAGKYHRIELTSRYGPAVMPEMTAIDMRVEELPSSNWISPSLQAAVNSRIAKGEQSLLFINRRGYAPVTICRACGHQVGCDHCDARMVEHRFQKRLLCHQCGESKPMPEACPSCHVEGKLAPVGPGVERLAEEAQAKFPDARLAVLSSDLFGSARALKEGIAAIADGGADVIIGTQLVAKGHNFPLLTLVGVIDADLGLQGSDLRAAERTFQLMRQVAGRAGRSERKGIAMMQTFQPEHPVIRAILAGDEEAFWKAEAAARRHAVVPPYGRMAGIILSSPDPQLAFDLGNALARNDQALRQVGAQVFGPAPAPIARVRGRHRVRLLVKADKTAQLQPALTKWLSQFPIKGDLRLAVDIDPQNFY, encoded by the coding sequence TTGGGAGAAGTTGACTTCTTTGATGAAGGGGCGCTTGTCGGTGTACTGACAACTCAGCCCTTGGACCGTGTGCTTGACTACAAAGCACCGGCTGGTGGGCTTTGGCTTGGCGCTTTTGTCGAGGTGCCGCTGGGACCACGCAAGGTTTTAGGCGTGGTTTGGGGGGCAGGTCGTGGTGACTGGGATCCTGCCAAAGTGCGCTCTGTGATTCGTGTTCTTGAAGTGGCCCCAATGCGCTCTGAAATGCGGAGCTTTGTCGAACGTGCTGCACAGTACACTCTGACTTCATTGCCATCGATGTTGCGACTGGCGACTCGTGCACCGGGCCTTTCAGACCCACCTTCGATGCGAAAAGTTTTTCGATTGGGTTCCGGCACCCCCGACAGGCAAACCGATGCGCGTCGCCGCGTTATGGAAACTTTGACTGAATATGGTGGCCTTTCGTTCACTCTAAAAGAACTTTCCGAAATGGCGGGTGTGACGTCATCAGTTGTCAAAGGGCTGGTCAAGCAAGGCGTGGTGCTTGAAGAAGATTCGCCCCGCGATACGGCTTTTCTAAAAATGGACCCAGAGCATAGCGGCAAGGAATTGACGAAGGACCAAAAGGCTGCTGCAGAAAACATCCGGGAGCGTATCCAAACAGGTACTTATGGCACTACTTTGCTGCGCGGTGTTACCGGCTCGGGCAAAACAGAAGTCTATCTGGAAGCAGTCGCAGAGTGCCTACGAAAGGGGCGGCAAGCTCTGGTGTTGTTGCCTGAAATCGCCCTAACCGCCGAGTTTTTAACCCGCATTCAAGCACGGTTCGGGGCAAAACCTGCTGAATGGCACTCGGGTGTTACGATGACAGAACGTCGGCGTATCTGGAAGATGGTGGGCCAAGGCGGCGCACAGGTTGTGATTGGTGCGCGGTCAGCTTTGTTCCTGCCTTATCAAGATCTTGGATTGATTGTTGTCGACGAAGAACACGATACCTCTTATAAACAAGATGACGGAGTGCTTTATAACGCTCGCGACATGGCGGTTTTGCGGGCAAGTATTTGTGGCGCACAAGTGATATTGGCATCCGCAACTCCAAGTTTGGAAAGTTGGGCAAATGCGGATGCTGGCAAGTATCATCGGATAGAGTTGACATCGCGCTATGGCCCCGCTGTCATGCCTGAAATGACCGCTATCGATATGCGAGTCGAGGAACTGCCGTCTAGCAATTGGATATCACCAAGCCTCCAAGCCGCGGTTAATTCACGTATTGCCAAGGGTGAACAATCGCTGTTGTTCATCAACCGGCGCGGCTATGCGCCAGTGACAATATGTCGGGCGTGCGGTCACCAGGTCGGGTGCGACCACTGCGATGCGCGGATGGTAGAGCACCGGTTTCAAAAGCGCTTGCTTTGCCATCAATGTGGCGAGAGCAAACCCATGCCCGAAGCGTGCCCAAGCTGTCATGTCGAGGGCAAATTGGCACCGGTTGGACCGGGCGTTGAACGGCTTGCAGAAGAAGCGCAAGCGAAATTCCCTGATGCCCGCCTAGCAGTATTGTCATCTGATCTTTTTGGGTCGGCGCGGGCATTAAAAGAGGGCATAGCGGCGATTGCCGACGGCGGCGCGGATGTCATCATTGGAACCCAGCTTGTTGCCAAGGGACATAACTTTCCGCTGTTAACACTTGTTGGGGTCATTGACGCGGACTTGGGATTACAAGGCTCTGACTTACGTGCAGCAGAGCGCACCTTTCAGTTGATGCGCCAGGTTGCTGGGCGTGCTGGTCGATCTGAGCGCAAGGGCATCGCAATGATGCAGACCTTTCAGCCTGAACATCCGGTTATTCGCGCAATTCTTGCAGGCGACGAAGAGGCATTTTGGAAAGCAGAGGCGGCCGCGCGCAGGCATGCTGTTGTGCCCCCCTATGGCCGTATGGCGGGCATTATTTTATCATCGCCAGATCCGCAATTAGCGTTCGATCTGGGAAACGCACTTGCTAGGAACGATCAAGCCCTTCGGCAAGTTGGGGCTCAAGTCTTTGGACCAGCACCGGCACCAATTGCCCGTGTTCGAGGACGACATCGTGTGCGGTTGTTGGTCAAAGCAGATAAAACAGCCCAGCTACAGCCTGCACTAACCAAATGGCTTTCTCAATTTCCGATCAAAGGAGATTTGCGATTAGCCGTCGATATTGACCCGCAAAACTTTTATTAA
- a CDS encoding MFS transporter, producing the protein MFEKISLSDVAELPRWRQPTILLFVLAAALPIAFSTWFALLNNFVIEVANFDGADIGWLHTVREIPGFLAFGVIFVILIIREQILGLVSLILLGGATAVTAWFPTFGGILMITLLSSIGFHYYETVNQSLQLQWLDKKRAPKMLGWITATASASTLVVYVLIVMTWESLGLSYNFVFLASGGVTALIALVALLVFPQFENPTIQVKEIVLKRRYWLYYALQFMAGARRQIFVVFAGFMMVEKFGFDVHELTGLYLINLVANMAFAPLVGGVVSRFGEQRTLLVEYAGLVAVFLAYGGLYYFGWGIVLAMGLYVVDHLLFSMALALKTYFQKIADPQDIAPTAAVAFTINHIAAVFLPALLGLLWLFSPGAVFVLAAGMAFVSFALALLIPRHPEKGNETRMSWFAGVAAE; encoded by the coding sequence ATGTTTGAAAAGATTTCACTAAGCGACGTAGCAGAGTTGCCCCGCTGGAGACAGCCGACAATTTTGCTGTTTGTCCTTGCCGCAGCCCTGCCAATCGCGTTTTCCACTTGGTTTGCGCTGCTAAATAATTTTGTCATCGAAGTCGCAAATTTTGATGGTGCCGATATTGGCTGGTTGCACACAGTCCGCGAAATTCCAGGGTTTTTGGCATTTGGCGTGATTTTTGTAATACTGATAATACGTGAGCAGATACTCGGATTGGTTTCGCTGATCTTGCTGGGCGGCGCAACGGCGGTTACCGCCTGGTTCCCCACCTTTGGCGGTATCTTGATGATAACGCTTCTTAGCTCGATTGGCTTTCACTACTACGAGACCGTCAATCAGTCCCTTCAGCTACAATGGTTGGATAAAAAACGCGCACCCAAGATGTTAGGGTGGATCACAGCGACCGCTTCTGCGAGCACCTTGGTTGTTTATGTCTTGATTGTTATGACCTGGGAAAGCCTTGGACTTAGCTACAATTTTGTATTCTTGGCTTCCGGTGGTGTGACAGCCTTAATCGCATTAGTGGCGTTATTGGTCTTTCCGCAATTTGAAAACCCAACGATTCAAGTCAAAGAAATTGTCCTTAAACGCAGATACTGGCTGTATTATGCGTTGCAGTTTATGGCTGGTGCGCGCCGCCAAATATTTGTTGTCTTTGCGGGCTTTATGATGGTCGAGAAATTCGGCTTTGATGTGCATGAGTTGACAGGGTTATATCTGATCAATTTGGTGGCTAATATGGCATTTGCGCCTCTCGTTGGTGGCGTCGTATCGCGCTTTGGTGAACAGCGCACTTTGCTAGTGGAGTATGCAGGGCTTGTCGCCGTGTTCCTAGCGTATGGCGGGCTTTACTATTTTGGTTGGGGCATTGTGTTGGCGATGGGTCTTTATGTCGTAGACCACCTTTTGTTTTCGATGGCTCTAGCGCTTAAAACCTATTTTCAGAAAATTGCCGATCCACAAGATATAGCGCCCACTGCGGCAGTAGCTTTTACCATCAATCATATTGCAGCGGTTTTCTTGCCGGCATTGCTTGGTTTGCTTTGGCTGTTCTCACCCGGGGCGGTCTTCGTCCTTGCCGCCGGTATGGCGTTTGTATCGTTTGCGCTGGCTCTTTTGATCCCGCGTCACCCTGAAAAAGGCAACGAAACGCGTATGTCATGGTTTGCTGGGGTTGCCGCAGAATAA
- the ybgC gene encoding tol-pal system-associated acyl-CoA thioesterase, which yields MQHSFPVRVYYEDTDMAGIVFYANYLKYIERARSDWVRGKGINQADLKAQEGLVFAVRRVEADYLAPARFDEELVVETRPITVTAARLVMEQIVKRDAELLFQAVVTLVCINEAGQPVRLPANIRLMLH from the coding sequence ATGCAGCATTCGTTTCCGGTGCGGGTATATTATGAAGACACTGATATGGCTGGTATCGTCTTTTATGCCAATTACCTAAAGTATATTGAGCGTGCGCGCAGTGATTGGGTGCGTGGCAAGGGGATAAATCAGGCGGACCTAAAGGCGCAAGAAGGCTTGGTATTTGCGGTGCGTCGCGTCGAAGCTGACTATCTGGCACCCGCAAGATTTGATGAAGAGCTTGTGGTTGAGACACGCCCAATAACAGTAACCGCTGCAAGATTGGTCATGGAGCAGATCGTCAAGCGTGATGCTGAGTTGCTGTTTCAAGCTGTCGTTACATTGGTTTGCATTAACGAAGCTGGCCAGCCTGTGCGACTTCCGGCGAATATTCGCTTAATGCTGCATTGA
- a CDS encoding DUF484 family protein, which yields MTNTLKIEETLRDKIISQPEAILDDPDLMNALIAANERAMGGNIVDLRGIAMERLEARLDRLEDTHRSVIAAAYENLAGTNQVHRAILRMLDPLEFEAFLTDLDGEVAEILRVDCVRLVLETEQNDQDAALRKLGDVLSVADPGFVDAYLTYGRNIPARQVTLRQVDAGSDSIYGEKASFMRSEACLKLDFGEGRLPGMLVMASEDPHHFSPQQGTDLLTFFSGVFERAMRRWLS from the coding sequence ATGACCAACACCTTAAAAATTGAAGAAACGCTACGCGACAAGATCATTTCCCAACCGGAAGCGATTCTTGATGATCCTGATCTAATGAACGCGCTGATTGCAGCTAATGAACGCGCGATGGGTGGAAATATTGTGGATCTACGCGGTATCGCCATGGAGCGTCTTGAAGCGCGCCTTGATAGGCTCGAGGACACCCATCGGAGTGTGATCGCGGCGGCCTATGAAAACCTAGCGGGCACAAATCAAGTTCACCGCGCGATATTGCGCATGCTGGACCCTCTCGAATTCGAAGCGTTTCTAACGGATTTGGATGGAGAAGTTGCAGAGATTTTGCGCGTCGACTGCGTGCGACTTGTTTTGGAAACGGAACAAAACGATCAAGATGCCGCGTTACGCAAGCTGGGCGACGTTTTGTCCGTCGCCGACCCTGGTTTTGTGGACGCCTATTTGACCTATGGGCGAAACATTCCTGCCAGACAAGTCACCTTGCGGCAGGTCGACGCGGGCAGTGACAGTATTTATGGTGAAAAAGCCAGTTTCATGAGGTCCGAAGCCTGCTTAAAGCTTGATTTCGGTGAAGGCCGGCTTCCGGGTATGTTGGTGATGGCATCCGAGGATCCTCACCATTTTTCACCGCAACAAGGCACAGATCTGCTCACTTTCTTTTCCGGCGTTTTTGAACGTGCGATGCGACGCTGGTTGTCATGA
- a CDS encoding 50S ribosomal protein L11 methyltransferase, producing the protein MPTFTALTTVTGKESADRLASAMENLDPEPTGVGVFEIEDGSGLWEVGGYFTERPDETSLTLLQVALGAKPFAISELPDEDWVAKVKRELSPVQAGRFFVYGSHDADKVPAECEPLLIEAAMAFGTGHHGTTLGCLKAVDRLIGQGFEGTKVADIGCGTAVLGMAAARVWPNTVFVSDIDEVAVDVAKANVRANNLQRRVICYEAAGFDHPELLQKAPFDLVFANILKAPLVMLAPDMGRNIMKDGFAILSGILNEQAEDVVAAYLEQGFEVHVREEIGEWTTLTLRRH; encoded by the coding sequence ATGCCAACTTTCACCGCTTTGACCACTGTGACAGGCAAAGAAAGTGCCGACCGCCTGGCTTCTGCAATGGAAAACCTTGACCCAGAGCCCACCGGGGTCGGGGTATTTGAGATCGAAGATGGATCAGGGCTTTGGGAAGTTGGCGGCTATTTCACCGAGCGTCCTGATGAAACATCGCTAACACTATTGCAAGTTGCTTTGGGTGCGAAGCCCTTTGCAATTTCAGAGCTGCCTGACGAGGATTGGGTTGCCAAAGTGAAGCGCGAACTCTCGCCGGTTCAGGCAGGAAGGTTCTTTGTTTATGGTAGCCATGATGCCGACAAAGTGCCCGCAGAGTGTGAGCCTCTCTTGATTGAGGCTGCTATGGCTTTTGGCACAGGGCACCACGGTACCACTCTTGGCTGTTTAAAAGCTGTGGATCGTTTGATAGGCCAAGGCTTTGAAGGCACAAAGGTGGCCGATATTGGATGCGGAACAGCGGTCCTTGGCATGGCGGCTGCACGCGTCTGGCCGAATACCGTTTTTGTGAGTGATATCGACGAGGTCGCGGTCGACGTGGCCAAGGCCAATGTTAGAGCTAACAATTTGCAGCGCCGCGTTATTTGCTATGAGGCTGCAGGATTTGATCATCCCGAACTATTGCAGAAAGCGCCGTTTGATCTGGTTTTTGCAAATATCCTGAAGGCACCTCTTGTGATGCTTGCCCCGGACATGGGGCGCAACATAATGAAAGACGGTTTCGCGATATTGTCAGGAATCTTGAATGAGCAAGCCGAGGATGTGGTCGCCGCATATCTTGAGCAAGGATTTGAAGTGCATGTGCGTGAAGAAATTGGCGAATGGACAACATTAACCCTGCGCCGTCATTAA
- the fsa gene encoding fructose-6-phosphate aldolase: MKFFVDTAEIDAIAELNDLGMVDGVTTNPSLIKKSGRDIIEVTKEICALVKGPVSAEVTATDAETMIAEGRKLAEIAENIAVKVPLTWDGLKACKTLTDEGKMVNVTLCFSANQAILAAKAGATFISPFIGRLDDINLDGMDLIADIRNVYDNYGFETQILAASIRSANHVLESARIGADVMTAPPAVIKAMVNHPLTDKGLATFLDDIKAADIKIL, translated from the coding sequence ATGAAATTCTTCGTTGATACTGCGGAAATCGATGCAATCGCTGAGCTTAATGATCTGGGCATGGTGGATGGCGTCACAACCAACCCATCTTTGATCAAGAAATCCGGTCGCGACATTATCGAAGTGACCAAAGAAATCTGCGCATTGGTCAAAGGGCCTGTATCTGCTGAGGTGACCGCAACCGACGCAGAAACTATGATTGCCGAAGGTCGCAAACTCGCTGAAATTGCTGAAAACATTGCTGTCAAAGTACCACTGACTTGGGATGGGCTCAAAGCGTGCAAGACGCTGACTGACGAAGGTAAAATGGTCAATGTGACGCTTTGCTTTTCGGCCAACCAGGCCATTCTTGCGGCCAAAGCCGGTGCCACATTTATCTCGCCATTCATTGGGCGTTTAGATGATATCAACTTAGACGGTATGGATCTTATCGCGGATATTCGCAACGTTTATGACAACTATGGATTTGAAACTCAGATCTTGGCCGCATCCATCCGCAGCGCAAACCATGTTCTGGAAAGTGCGCGTATTGGGGCAGATGTTATGACAGCACCACCTGCCGTAATCAAAGCCATGGTCAATCATCCGCTAACAGACAAGGGCCTTGCGACATTCCTTGACGACATCAAGGCGGCAGATATTAAAATTCTGTAA
- the ruvC gene encoding crossover junction endodeoxyribonuclease RuvC, with amino-acid sequence MRVLGIDPGLRNMGWGVIDVSGSRISHVANGICHSTGKDLAARLLSLHEQLTDVVALHQPDHAAIEQTFVNKDGAGTLKLGQARGIALLVPAQAGLSIGEYAPNKVKKTVVGVGHAEKHQVEHMVKLQLPGVQIKGADAADALAIAICHAHYAKASNSLERALRKANS; translated from the coding sequence ATGCGTGTATTGGGAATTGACCCCGGGCTTCGAAATATGGGCTGGGGGGTCATTGACGTAAGCGGAAGCCGAATTAGCCACGTAGCCAACGGCATATGTCATTCAACAGGAAAAGATCTTGCTGCGCGCTTGTTGTCGCTTCATGAGCAGCTTACCGATGTTGTGGCCCTGCATCAGCCCGATCACGCGGCAATCGAACAAACATTTGTTAACAAGGATGGTGCTGGAACATTGAAATTGGGGCAAGCACGCGGCATTGCATTGTTGGTGCCAGCCCAAGCAGGCCTTTCCATTGGTGAATACGCACCAAACAAAGTTAAAAAGACCGTTGTTGGTGTCGGTCACGCTGAGAAACACCAGGTGGAGCATATGGTAAAACTTCAATTGCCGGGGGTTCAAATAAAAGGGGCTGACGCAGCAGATGCGTTGGCGATTGCAATTTGTCATGCGCATTATGCCAAAGCATCAAACAGCCTTGAGCGGGCTTTAAGGAAGGCGAATTCATGA
- a CDS encoding DUF1127 domain-containing protein has translation MAAIENTYAPSAFAGRFGKTFVSIVSRFFAWNETRKTRAVLAQLTDRELADIGLSRSAIIEIQ, from the coding sequence ATGGCCGCTATTGAAAATACTTACGCACCTTCCGCTTTCGCTGGCCGTTTCGGAAAAACGTTTGTCTCTATCGTCTCCCGCTTTTTCGCATGGAACGAAACACGTAAAACACGTGCAGTTTTGGCTCAGCTGACTGACCGTGAGCTTGCAGACATTGGCTTGTCTCGCTCTGCGATCATCGAAATCCAATAA